Proteins encoded together in one Nyctibius grandis isolate bNycGra1 chromosome 1, bNycGra1.pri, whole genome shotgun sequence window:
- the ADI1 gene encoding acireductone dioxygenase has protein sequence MVEAWYMDESQEDQRAPHRLQPNRAVSLEQLRRLGVAYRKLDADNYETDPCLKEIRRAENYSWMDIITIHKDKLPNYEEKIKTFYEEHLHLDDEIRYVLDGSGYFDVRDKDDKWIRISMEKGDMITLPAGIYHRFTLDENNYVKAMRLFVGEPVWTAYNRPADDFPARKQYMKFLAEEAH, from the exons ATGGTGGAGGCCTGGTACATGGACGAGTCCCAGGAGGACCAGCGGGCGCCCCACCGCCTGCAGCCCAACCGCGCCGtcagcctggagcagctgcgCCGCCTCGGCGTCGCCTACCgcaag TTGGATGCTGATAACTATGAGACTGATCCATGTCTGAAGGAGATTCGGAgagcagaaaattattcttgGATGGATATAATAACCATACATAAAGACAAGCTTCCAAATTATGAGGAGAAG ATAAAAACGTTTTATGAAGAACACTTACACCTAGATGATGAAATTCGCTACGTCTTAGATGGATCTGGCTATTTTGATGTTCGAGACAAGGATGACAAATGGATCCGGATTTCCATGGAAAAAGGAGACATGATAACCCTCCCTGCTGGCATATATCACCGATTTACACTGGATGAGAAC AACTACGTGAAGGCAATGAGGCTATTTGTTGGAGAACCCGTCTGGACAGCATACAACAGGCCGGCTGATGATTTTCCTGCTCGGAAACAGTATATGAAGTTCTTGGCTGAAGAAGCGCACTAA
- the RNASEH1 gene encoding ribonuclease H1, whose protein sequence is MLRWLVAVLSHSCFVPKGDSMFYAVRKGRRTGVYRTWAECQEQVNKFPSASFKKFATEKDAWAFVRAGLPGQQQPEPAGAHGPPAVTQESGSQREEPEIDILCCNTCKRPYEQSANEEHIAKRVKHDEVYSVPTVSEDKFSYMGDFAVVYTDGCCSGNGRNRARAGIGVYWGPGHPLNTSERLPGRQTNQRAEIHAACKAIEQAKSQNIKKLIIYTDSKFTINGITSWVGNWKTNGWRTSSGGSVINKEDFERLDNLSKGIEIQWMHVPGHAGFQGNEEADRLAREGASKQKS, encoded by the exons ATGTTGCGGTGGCTCGTGGCGGTGCTCAGTCATTCCTGTTTTGTCCCCAAGGGCGACAGCATGTTCTACGCGGTGCGCAAGGGCCGGCGGACGGGCGTCTATCGCACCTG GGCGGAGTGTCAGGAGCAGGTGAACAAGTTCCCCTCCGCCAGCTTTAAGAAGTTCGCCACCGAGAAGGACGCCTGGGCCTTCGTGCGCGCCGGCCTcccggggcagcagcagcccgagCCGGCAG GGGCACACGGTCCTCCAGCTGTAACACAGGAAAGTGGTAGCCAGAGAGAGGAACCAGAAATAGACATCTTGTGTTGCAATACATGCAAAAGGCCATACGAACAGTCTGCAAATGAAGAACACATTGCAAAGCGTGTGAAACACGATGAAGTATACTCAGTGCCAACAGTCAGTGAAGATAAATTTTCATATATGG GTGACTTTGCAGTTGTTTATACAGATGGTTGTTGCTCAGGTAATGGACGTAATAGGGCACGTGCTGGAATAGGTGTCTACTGGGGACCAGGCCACCCTTT aaataccagtgaaaGACTTCCTGGACGGCAGACTAATCAAAGAGCTGAAATACAT gCAGCCTGCAAAGCAATAGAGCAAGCCAAGAGTCAAAACATCAAGAAACTAATTATCTACACTGATAGCAAGTTCACTATTAATG GTATTACGAGCTGGGTTGGCAACTGGAAAACAAACGGCTGGAGAACAAGTTCAGGAGGAAGTGTAATAAATAAAGAAGACTTTGAAAGACTCGATAATCTATCAAAAGGCATAGAAATTCAGTGG ATGCATGTTCCTGGTCATGCTGGCTTCCAAGGAAATGAAGAAGCTGATAGACTAGCAAGAGAAGGAGCTAGTAAACAAAAGTCCTGA